Genomic window (Haloarcula limicola):
GACGCCTCGTCCCACGTCTCGCCGCCGTCGGTCGAGACTTCCACGCCCGCGACCGAATCGTCGCCGGACCACGCGACGCCGGTGAGTTCGACGCGGCCGTCGGACGCGGGAGCGAGTTCCGCGCCGTCCTCCGGCGAGGTGAGCAGCGATTTGACGAGCTGGTCGAAGAAGTAGGCGTTCCGAATCCCCTCCTCGCCTCGCATCTGGTCCTGCGTATCGAAGGTCTCGACATCGGCGTGGCGCTTCGGTTCGTCGTCCTGTGCCGGGAGGAGCCGATAGGAGGACTGCTGGTACTTTGTGTAGTCTCGCCCGTCTCTCGACTCCCACGCCTCGCCGTTGACCATCTCGTCCATCACGTGCAGCCGTTCGACCCACTTCACGCTGTTGTTGCCGAACCAGCCGGGAACGAGCAACCTGACCGGGAAGCCGTGCTCCGCGCTCATCGGCTTTCCGTTCATCTCGTAGGCCAGCAGGCAGTCCTCCAGAGCTTTCTCCATGGGGACCGAGCGCGCGAACACGTCCTCGTCCTCCTTGGCTTCGCCGCCGACGGCGGTGAGCCAGAGTCCGTCGTCGGTGTCGGCTCCGCGGTCCTCCAGAATCGCCCGAACCGGCGTCCCCGTCCAGATGGCGTTGCCGACGGCACCGACCGTCCACTGATCGCCTTCGGCGTCGGGCGAGAAATACGCGCGACCGTTGCCCGAGCACTCCATCATGTGCATCACGGAGTCGGTCGGATAGCCGTGCTTCAGTTCGTCCATCGAGAGGTCGGCGGTCGATTCGACGAGACCGGTCAGCGAGACGGTCCACTCGCTCTCGTCGATGTCCGGCGTGCGATGGTGGTTCCTGATGTAGTGTTGCTCGCGCGGCGTCAGGTAGTCTTCGAGGTGGGCACGCGACGCGGTCTGTGCGTTGTCGGGATCGGCGGAGAGGCGTTCGAGGCCGGGATAGCGGTCCACGAACGAACCCGTCGAGTTCCGAGACGCGCCGTTCTCGTCGCTGTTTTTCGAGGGCATATTGGGGATTCCAGATTCCGTAACTGGAACTACCTAGTCTGTGCTTGCGTGTGAAACCGCGCCATCCTCGGCGCCCGAATACGGCGTACTGAACCCTGCCGCTCGCTGTAACCACCGAGCTGTGTCTGGGTTTCGACTCGACCTCTCAAGTCCTATAAATATCCCTCGCAGGTACAAGGAGAGGTAGTAACCCGTTGGGAGGTGACAGTATAGACGAGAACGAGAGGTCCTACACTGGTGAATTCGAGAACTACCGACCAACAGTTACGGGGGACGGCGCTGTCCGAATCGACGGACAGCCAGTACCTCGTCGTCTCGAACAGGGAGCCCTACCGCCACGACTGGGAGGGAGACGACATCACCGTCGACCGACCGAACGGCGGTCTAACGAGCGGGCTAGACGGCGCGATGCGGCGGCTCGGCGGGACGTGGATCGCCTGGGGCGACGGCGACGCCGACCGCGAGGTCGTCGACGACGAGAACCGCGTGCAGGTCCCACCGGACGCCGACGAGGACCAGTACACGCTCGAACGCGTCTGGCTCTCCGAGGAAGAGCAGGAGAACTACTACCTCGGGTTCAGCAATCGGGTCCTCTGGCCCATCTGTCACGCGGCGCTGACCAAGGTGGAGAGCGAGCGCCGGCACTGGGAGGCCTACCGCGAGGTGAACCGGCGCTTCGCGGACACCGTCGCCGAGCGGGTGGACGAGGAGTCGGTCGTCTGGCTGCAGGACTACCACTTCGGACTCGCCCCGAGCATGATTCGGGAACGGACGGAGCACGACCCGGCGATCGCCCACTTCTGGCACATCCCGTGGCCCGGTCCGGACACCTTCCGCGCGTGCCCCCACGGCGAGGAGATACTGCGCGGCCTGCTCGGCAACGACCTGCTGGGCTTCCACGTCGACCGGTACTGCGAGAACTTCCTGCGCTGCGTCGACGAGCTGATCCCCATGGCGACGGTGGACTTAGACGCCGGCGTCGTCCACCAACCGGACGGGCGGCTCACCGTCCGGTCGTTCCCGCTCGGGGTGGAAGCGGACCGAATTCAGGAGCAGTCCACCGGAGCGGCGTCGCACGCTCGCTTCCGGGAGTTCGCCGACGAGCACGGCATCGACGCCGACGGGATGCTGGCGCTCGGCGTCGACAGACTGGACTACACGAAGGGGATTCCCGAGCGCCTGCAAGCGCTCGAACGGCTCTTCGAAGAGCAGCCGGACCTTCGGGAGTCGTTCACCTACGTGCAGATCGGCTCGGAGAGCCGCTCGGAGATCCCCGCCTACGAAGCGGTGCAGGCGGAGGTCGCCGAGGCGGTCGAGCGCATCAACGACCGGTTCGGGACCGACGACTGGCGACCGGTAGTCTACGAGACGGGCTACGTCTCCAACGAGACGCTGTACGCGCTCTACCGGGCGGCCGACGCCGCGCTCGTCAGTCCGATCCGCGACGGGATGAACCTCGTCGCCCAGGAGTACGTCGCCGCGCAGGCCGAGGATCCGGGCGCGCTCGTCCTGAGCGAGCAGGCCGGTATCCACGACCGGGTCGGCGACGACGTGCTCTCGGTGACGCCTCAGAACACCGACGAGTTCGCAAGCGCTATCCGCGAGGCGCTCGCGATGTCAGATAAGGAGCGAGAACGCCGGATGACCTCACTTCGCCGCGAGATCCAGCGCAACGACCTCGAATCGTGGACCGAGACGATGCTCGACGAGATCGCCGTCGTCGACGCGTCGCGGCACGGGCGATAACTCCCGTGCCCGAGATGACCACGCCGCCGTCGGCGCTCTCGAACCGAGAGCAGATCGCCCGAGCGCTCGACGGGAGCGACGGCCTCCTGCTGGGCGTGGACTTCGACGGCACGCTCGCCCCGATCGTCCCCGACCCCGACGACGCGGCGATAACCGACAGCGCGCGCGA
Coding sequences:
- a CDS encoding alpha,alpha-trehalose-phosphate synthase (UDP-forming), with protein sequence MNSRTTDQQLRGTALSESTDSQYLVVSNREPYRHDWEGDDITVDRPNGGLTSGLDGAMRRLGGTWIAWGDGDADREVVDDENRVQVPPDADEDQYTLERVWLSEEEQENYYLGFSNRVLWPICHAALTKVESERRHWEAYREVNRRFADTVAERVDEESVVWLQDYHFGLAPSMIRERTEHDPAIAHFWHIPWPGPDTFRACPHGEEILRGLLGNDLLGFHVDRYCENFLRCVDELIPMATVDLDAGVVHQPDGRLTVRSFPLGVEADRIQEQSTGAASHARFREFADEHGIDADGMLALGVDRLDYTKGIPERLQALERLFEEQPDLRESFTYVQIGSESRSEIPAYEAVQAEVAEAVERINDRFGTDDWRPVVYETGYVSNETLYALYRAADAALVSPIRDGMNLVAQEYVAAQAEDPGALVLSEQAGIHDRVGDDVLSVTPQNTDEFASAIREALAMSDKERERRMTSLRREIQRNDLESWTETMLDEIAVVDASRHGR
- a CDS encoding sulfite oxidase is translated as MPSKNSDENGASRNSTGSFVDRYPGLERLSADPDNAQTASRAHLEDYLTPREQHYIRNHHRTPDIDESEWTVSLTGLVESTADLSMDELKHGYPTDSVMHMMECSGNGRAYFSPDAEGDQWTVGAVGNAIWTGTPVRAILEDRGADTDDGLWLTAVGGEAKEDEDVFARSVPMEKALEDCLLAYEMNGKPMSAEHGFPVRLLVPGWFGNNSVKWVERLHVMDEMVNGEAWESRDGRDYTKYQQSSYRLLPAQDDEPKRHADVETFDTQDQMRGEEGIRNAYFFDQLVKSLLTSPEDGAELAPASDGRVELTGVAWSGDDSVAGVEVSTDGGETWDEASFVGPELGRYTVRKFRYVWECEAGEHTLLSRATDERGRTQPATVSDPDAGRRGIEDGEYPWNQKGYGNNAYEPLGVTVTVRD